A genomic region of Psychrobacter sp. M13 contains the following coding sequences:
- the rimO gene encoding 30S ribosomal protein S12 methylthiotransferase RimO: protein MSKTSSPSANIVSTNDPSSMQTVKDAVTVFNPAQSSEPIQQAPSQPYHHKANHNENRSIAQSSAGNTATASAPTTAPKIGFVSLGCPKALVDSERIITELSRDGYQVASDYEGADLVVVNTCGFIESAVQESLDAIGEAISKNGKVIVTGCLGKEADKIRAMHPAVLAVTGAHAYDEVIRAVALHVPKPERELNDKYNPKIDLINEAGIKLTPSHYAYLKISEGCNHRCTFCIIPSMRGDLVSRPIDSVMNEALALKNAGVKELLIISQDTSAYGLDLKYKTSFWNGMPLKSKFYDMCQALNDLGIWVRLHYVYPYPHVDKVVALMGAGKLLPYLDIPFQHASHSVLKAMKRPAHSENTLERIKAWREICPDIVIRSTFVVGFPGETEEDFQLLLDWLVEARLDRVGAFTYSEVEGAVANDLPNPVPEAVKQERYERFMALQQDISAQKLQEKIGKTMTVLVDEIDMEENIAICRSYADAPEIDGHVYVDDINVGGNGPTVKVGQFITVTIDDASEYDLFASYQG, encoded by the coding sequence ATGTCCAAAACTTCTAGCCCATCAGCCAATATCGTCTCAACCAATGATCCATCAAGCATGCAGACAGTAAAAGATGCGGTAACCGTATTTAATCCTGCCCAAAGCTCAGAACCTATTCAACAAGCGCCAAGCCAGCCTTATCACCATAAAGCCAATCATAATGAGAACCGTAGTATTGCTCAAAGCAGTGCAGGCAACACTGCGACGGCTAGTGCCCCGACCACAGCGCCAAAGATTGGTTTTGTATCATTAGGCTGCCCAAAGGCTTTGGTAGATAGTGAGCGTATTATCACAGAGCTGAGCCGTGATGGTTATCAAGTCGCCAGTGATTATGAAGGCGCAGATTTAGTCGTGGTCAATACCTGCGGCTTTATTGAGTCGGCAGTACAGGAGTCGCTGGACGCTATTGGCGAGGCGATTAGCAAAAACGGTAAAGTCATCGTCACGGGCTGCTTGGGGAAAGAGGCAGACAAAATTCGCGCGATGCATCCAGCAGTGCTCGCAGTGACAGGTGCTCATGCGTACGATGAAGTCATTAGAGCCGTTGCATTACATGTGCCCAAGCCTGAGCGTGAGTTGAATGATAAATATAATCCTAAAATTGATCTGATCAACGAGGCGGGTATTAAACTAACCCCAAGCCATTACGCTTATCTTAAGATATCAGAGGGCTGCAATCATCGCTGCACTTTTTGCATTATCCCCAGTATGCGCGGCGATTTAGTCTCGCGTCCAATTGATAGTGTGATGAATGAGGCGCTAGCGCTAAAAAACGCTGGAGTTAAGGAGCTACTCATTATCTCACAAGACACCTCAGCTTATGGCTTAGATCTAAAGTATAAGACTAGCTTTTGGAATGGCATGCCGCTTAAGTCAAAATTCTATGACATGTGTCAAGCGCTTAACGACTTAGGTATTTGGGTGCGCCTGCATTATGTCTATCCTTATCCGCATGTCGACAAAGTTGTCGCATTAATGGGCGCGGGCAAGCTACTGCCTTATTTGGATATTCCTTTTCAACATGCCAGCCACAGCGTTCTCAAAGCGATGAAGCGACCTGCGCATAGTGAAAACACGCTAGAGCGTATCAAAGCATGGCGTGAAATATGTCCTGATATTGTGATTCGCTCGACCTTTGTGGTTGGTTTTCCTGGTGAAACGGAAGAAGACTTTCAATTGTTGCTTGACTGGCTGGTTGAAGCACGTCTTGACCGCGTTGGCGCGTTTACTTATTCAGAGGTTGAAGGCGCAGTCGCTAATGACTTGCCTAATCCAGTACCTGAGGCGGTAAAACAAGAGCGCTACGAGCGCTTTATGGCATTGCAACAGGATATCTCCGCGCAAAAGCTGCAAGAAAAAATCGGCAAAACGATGACAGTACTAGTCGATGAGATAGACATGGAAGAGAACATCGCTATCTGTCGTAGCTACGCTGATGCACCAGAGATTGATGGTCATGTCTATGTTGATGATATTAATGTTGGTGGTAATGGTCCTACTGTAAAAGTCGGGCAATTCATCACGGTGACTATTGATGATGCGAGCGAGTATGATCTATTTGCCAGCTATCAAGGTTAA
- a CDS encoding sigma 54-interacting transcriptional regulator, which translates to MSNVDDKGNKVSDNPTANGVDTSDIATLWLIDDDAALRLVLADTFTDADLNVVSFTQAQAAWTRLNDVLQEQESRSVLPDVILTDIRMPMMDGLSFSDWVHKHFADIPIIIMTAHSDITSAIDSYQTGAFDYLPKPFDLDDAVAVIYKAINYQPATPSLDVANNKAQAVKSTERANTTPATAALLPTVKATVKPKTQVKEEVSANDASIKQPNNNPSGIIGQSQAMQDVFRAIGRLAHSPITVLITGESGTGKELVASALHQHSPRAKQSFIALNMAAIPHDLIESELFGHEKGAFTGATTMRQGRFEQADGGTLFLDEIGDMPFSTQTRLLRVLANGEFYRVGGQQPVKVDVRIIAATHQNLEHLVQQGKFREDLFYRLNVIRLPLPPLRDRREDIAELTSHFMHRASKQMNTTPKQLHPDAMRVMQNFAWRGNIRQLENVCLWLTVMTTGDMVLVEDLPPELLTTIDESLPQMTATYNDNNSDNNPSPQLSLQNISVASDSTATSWQEALAKWATLSLQAGKTDILQTATPEFERILLNAALTHSGGKKNTAATLLGWGRNTLTRKLSLLEDDPSKNLP; encoded by the coding sequence ATGAGCAACGTTGATGATAAAGGGAATAAAGTGTCCGATAACCCAACTGCCAATGGCGTAGATACTAGTGATATAGCCACTCTATGGCTGATAGATGATGATGCCGCATTGCGTTTAGTACTCGCTGATACTTTTACCGATGCTGATTTGAACGTAGTGAGCTTTACTCAAGCACAAGCAGCTTGGACGCGTCTGAACGATGTTTTGCAGGAGCAAGAGAGCCGCTCTGTTTTGCCTGATGTTATCTTAACCGATATCCGTATGCCAATGATGGATGGTCTGTCCTTTAGCGACTGGGTACACAAGCATTTTGCTGATATTCCTATTATTATCATGACCGCACACTCCGATATTACCTCAGCAATAGATAGCTACCAGACAGGCGCATTTGACTATCTGCCCAAGCCTTTTGATTTGGATGATGCCGTAGCTGTTATTTATAAAGCGATCAACTATCAACCCGCAACACCTAGCCTCGATGTAGCAAATAATAAAGCACAGGCGGTTAAGAGCACAGAGCGAGCCAATACTACACCAGCTACAGCAGCGTTATTGCCTACAGTGAAAGCAACTGTAAAACCAAAGACTCAGGTTAAAGAAGAGGTTAGCGCTAATGATGCCTCTATAAAACAGCCGAACAATAATCCTAGTGGCATTATCGGTCAGTCGCAGGCGATGCAAGACGTCTTTCGCGCGATCGGGCGCTTAGCCCATTCTCCTATTACTGTACTTATTACAGGCGAATCAGGCACAGGCAAAGAGCTGGTTGCCAGCGCCTTGCATCAACATTCACCGCGTGCCAAACAGTCTTTCATTGCACTGAATATGGCAGCTATCCCGCATGATTTAATTGAATCTGAGCTATTTGGTCATGAAAAAGGCGCGTTTACAGGCGCGACGACGATGCGTCAAGGTCGCTTTGAGCAAGCAGATGGTGGGACGCTGTTTTTAGATGAGATTGGTGATATGCCGTTTAGCACGCAAACGCGATTGCTGAGAGTACTAGCTAACGGTGAGTTTTACCGCGTCGGTGGTCAGCAGCCTGTCAAAGTCGATGTGCGTATTATTGCCGCCACTCATCAAAACCTTGAGCATCTCGTGCAGCAAGGCAAGTTTCGCGAAGATCTGTTTTATCGGCTTAACGTCATTCGTCTGCCATTACCACCGTTACGCGATCGCCGTGAAGATATTGCTGAGCTTACCAGCCACTTTATGCACCGTGCTAGTAAACAAATGAATACTACGCCTAAACAGCTACATCCCGATGCTATGCGCGTGATGCAAAACTTTGCTTGGCGTGGCAATATTCGTCAATTAGAGAACGTTTGTCTTTGGCTAACCGTAATGACCACAGGCGACATGGTATTGGTTGAAGATTTACCACCGGAGCTATTAACTACGATTGATGAGTCATTGCCCCAGATGACTGCTACTTATAACGATAACAATAGCGACAACAATCCTAGCCCCCAGCTCAGTCTACAAAACATTTCAGTTGCATCTGACTCTACTGCGACTAGCTGGCAAGAGGCACTTGCCAAATGGGCAACGCTGTCACTACAAGCGGGCAAAACCGATATTCTACAGACTGCTACTCCTGAGTTTGAACGTATTTTACTCAACGCCGCGCTTACCCATAGCGGAGGTAAGAAAAACACTGCTGCGACATTACTTGGCTGGGGACGCAATACGTTAACGCGTAAATTATCTTTGTTAGAAGATGATCCCTCGAAAAATCTACCCTAG
- a CDS encoding nitrogen regulation protein NR(II) has translation MTTQTDAATTLPDLTFLSQHLFTAILWVDESLQIRWLNTQAEQLLTISRARLLNQSILTLLAPNETGDKNNDVVDHPINNIYSLTERFAHARLYQQPFVDHDHSIHPQALGSSSKSAAILVDYSVTPVIQQHQIYYIIEMWGKDRQSRISKEQQQEQQYDIARHMLRSVAHEVKNPLAGIRGAAQLLQRQLAKLNAVTYQAADQVAAQDSVKNSSEYETNTASTTQKMLTYTDIIISETDRLTQLIGQLLGSNQLPNWQTLNIHQILEQVLTLVMSQYSQVTLQRDYDLSLPEIEADKDQLIQVFLNLLNNACESMVEHQQALSNNAAIEAIKDRDDNQIDNLQKQQGQKLNSNDKFLKPVLFIQTRIAFQHTIGGQQHKQVLQVTITDNGSGIDPKLIEQIFFPMVSSRATGTGLGLSIVQDIVSRHHGRIEVSSTKTPNNGKNSNQTSFTVYLPFNQPNIAT, from the coding sequence ATGACTACTCAAACAGATGCTGCTACAACGCTTCCTGATTTAACCTTTCTCTCACAGCATTTATTTACCGCTATTTTGTGGGTCGATGAGTCGCTACAGATAAGATGGCTAAACACGCAAGCCGAGCAGTTATTAACCATTAGTCGCGCCCGTCTATTGAATCAGTCTATCTTGACTCTATTAGCTCCTAATGAGACAGGTGATAAAAATAATGATGTTGTTGATCACCCTATTAATAATATCTATTCGCTAACAGAGCGCTTTGCTCATGCTCGCCTGTATCAGCAGCCCTTTGTCGATCATGATCACAGTATCCATCCACAAGCGCTGGGTAGCTCTAGCAAAAGCGCTGCCATATTAGTCGATTATAGCGTGACGCCAGTTATCCAGCAGCATCAGATCTATTATATTATTGAGATGTGGGGCAAGGATCGACAAAGTCGTATCTCAAAGGAGCAGCAGCAAGAGCAGCAATATGATATCGCCCGTCATATGCTACGGTCGGTGGCTCATGAGGTCAAAAATCCTTTGGCAGGTATTCGCGGCGCCGCACAGCTGCTACAAAGACAACTGGCAAAGCTAAACGCTGTCACTTACCAAGCAGCTGACCAAGTCGCCGCGCAAGATTCTGTAAAAAATTCCTCAGAATATGAGACCAATACTGCATCAACCACTCAAAAGATGCTAACTTATACCGATATTATCATCTCTGAAACCGATCGATTAACTCAGCTGATTGGACAGCTATTGGGCTCTAATCAGCTCCCCAATTGGCAAACGTTAAATATTCACCAAATCCTTGAGCAAGTACTGACGTTGGTGATGAGCCAATATTCACAAGTAACATTGCAACGTGACTATGATTTATCTTTGCCAGAGATAGAAGCGGATAAAGATCAGTTAATCCAAGTATTTTTGAATTTACTAAATAATGCTTGTGAGTCGATGGTAGAGCATCAGCAAGCGCTATCAAATAACGCGGCTATTGAAGCTATTAAAGATAGAGACGACAATCAAATAGATAATTTACAAAAGCAACAAGGTCAAAAGTTAAATAGCAATGACAAGTTTTTAAAGCCTGTATTATTTATCCAAACACGGATTGCCTTTCAGCATACTATTGGCGGTCAGCAACATAAGCAAGTATTGCAAGTTACTATCACTGATAATGGTAGCGGTATAGACCCTAAGCTCATTGAGCAGATATTCTTTCCGATGGTAAGTAGTCGAGCGACAGGGACAGGTTTGGGCTTGTCTATAGTGCAAGATATCGTCAGCCGCCACCATGGTAGGATAGAGGTCAGCTCCACTAAAACGCCTAACAACGGTAAAAACAGTAATCAAACTAGCTTTACAGTATATCTGCCCTTTAACCAGCCTAATATTGCAACTTGA